CTGAATTGGGACTACTCCTCTTCAGAAAACCTTAAGGGAGCCTGGGCTACCGGGGCAAAGCGCCTGCGATGCACAGGGGAAGGCCCTAGGACTAAAAGAGCCTTGTGGTGATCAGGGGTGCCATAGCCCTTGTGCCGGGCAAACCCGTAACCGGGGTAAAGGCGATCCAACTCCACCATAAGCTGGTCCCGGTGCACCTTGGCCAGGATGCTGGCCGCGGCCACGCTGGGGCTATTCCGGTCCGCTCTGGGAGGGGCAAGGAGGGGCAAGGAAGTGGCCACCTGAAGGTAATCGGTGACCAGAGCTTCAGGGGGTGGATCCAGAAGGTTCAAGGCCCTTTGCGCCGCCAGAAGGGTGGCCTTCAAAACCCCTAGCCGGTCCACCTCCCCTGCCTCCGCCATCCCCAGGGCATGGGCTAAGGCCACCCGACGCACCTCCTCGGCCAAGCGCTCGCGCTCCTTTGGCCTTAAGAGCTTGGAATCGCGGAAAGGGTAGCGTCCAGGAGGCAGGATCACCGCCCCCACCACGATGGGCCCCGCCCAGGCCCCCCGGCCGGCCTCGTCTATCCCAGCCACCCTTAGGCCCATGGACCAGAAGGGGGCCTCGAGGGGTCCCGGTTCCCCTTTCATCCCCTGGCATTATGCCTCGCCTGGTCAACCCTAGCCACCACTACCCCCCCCCACGCGTAGGTGGGCATCCGTAGCAGCCGACCCCCCACCAGGATGAGGGTCTAAGCCTCGCTT
The Thermus tengchongensis DNA segment above includes these coding regions:
- a CDS encoding ribonuclease HII, yielding MKGEPGPLEAPFWSMGLRVAGIDEAGRGAWAGPIVVGAVILPPGRYPFRDSKLLRPKERERLAEEVRRVALAHALGMAEAGEVDRLGVLKATLLAAQRALNLLDPPPEALVTDYLQVATSLPLLAPPRADRNSPSVAAASILAKVHRDQLMVELDRLYPGYGFARHKGYGTPDHHKALLVLGPSPVHRRRFAPVAQAPLRFSEEE